From a region of the Candidatus Bathyarchaeia archaeon genome:
- a CDS encoding bifunctional 4-hydroxy-2-oxoglutarate aldolase/2-dehydro-3-deoxy-phosphogluconate aldolase, with protein sequence MIRKNLSTLLGMGISQKVKGRRLALSMEVLSKMERAGIIPVVVIEDPGKAVQLGKTMMEAGLDLIEITMRTERAMEAVKILGEQLPELTLGAGTVFSLQAAKEAIKHGARFIVSPHLDEEIVTYCVDHDIVCIPGVYTPSEVQRALAAATRNRRFPSVKDIPLVIKIFPASTGGPGHIKAMKAVFPEVKFLPLGGVDANNMAEYFKAGAWAVGGTWICKKELIDRGNFDEISRLVKEALRIIREVKKA encoded by the coding sequence TTGATACGGAAAAATTTATCAACCTTACTGGGGATGGGTATAAGTCAAAAAGTGAAGGGTAGGAGATTGGCTTTGTCGATGGAAGTTTTATCGAAAATGGAGAGGGCTGGCATCATACCCGTGGTTGTGATCGAGGACCCGGGAAAAGCTGTTCAGCTTGGCAAGACGATGATGGAGGCGGGTCTAGATTTAATTGAGATTACCATGCGTACTGAGAGGGCGATGGAGGCCGTGAAGATTCTAGGCGAACAGCTTCCGGAGCTCACGCTTGGGGCGGGAACAGTTTTCTCCCTCCAAGCGGCGAAAGAAGCCATTAAACATGGGGCTAGATTCATCGTTTCCCCGCATCTCGATGAGGAAATCGTGACGTACTGCGTGGATCACGATATTGTATGCATTCCAGGCGTATACACGCCTTCAGAGGTGCAGAGGGCTCTAGCCGCGGCTACTAGGAATAGGCGTTTCCCATCAGTTAAAGACATTCCATTGGTGATCAAGATTTTTCCAGCCTCAACCGGGGGGCCTGGACATATCAAGGCGATGAAAGCCGTGTTCCCTGAGGTGAAGTTTCTACCTCTGGGAGGGGTTGACGCCAATAACATGGCCGAGTACTTTAAGGCTGGAGCGTGGGCTGTAGGGGGTACATGGATATGCAAGAAGGAGCTTATCGATAGAGGGAATTTCGATGAGATCTCAAGGTTGGTTAAAGAGGCTCTGCGAATCATAAGGGAAGTTAAAAAAGCATAA
- a CDS encoding C/D box methylation guide ribonucleoprotein complex aNOP56 subunit (functions along with aFIB and aL7a; guides 2'-O-methylation of ribose to specific sites in RNAs), whose amino-acid sequence MVDSPIGLFLINDQMEIVGRCLYPKASAQAAEEAIKLLKGSPSHGVVSFLSQIGQATVTVDNKDLESALRKVGVDVRFARHPLIQSFRGQLPTRLIQEGVFKDEEEWRSFERGFAVEMARISIAMRVAQRDMAVIQAVRAVDDVDKTLNLFSGRMREWYGLHFPELDKLLDSHERYARFVLEVGDRSNLDVDKLRRLGFDEGKANIILQKSASSSGGEISSEDLTVLQDFCERILELYRLRERLEKYVEEAMEEVAPNLSGLIGATISARLISLAGGLENLAKMPASTVQVLGAEKALFRAIKTGSRPPKHGVIFQHSAVHQSPRWQRGKIARALAGKLAIAARLDAFSGEYMGEELKKVLEKRIDEVKAKYSKPPPEKRRRAGRARRRR is encoded by the coding sequence ATGGTTGACTCACCTATCGGGTTATTTTTGATTAACGATCAAATGGAAATCGTGGGAAGATGTCTCTATCCCAAGGCTTCAGCCCAGGCTGCTGAAGAAGCCATCAAGCTTCTAAAAGGCTCTCCAAGCCACGGAGTCGTCTCCTTCCTTTCTCAAATCGGCCAAGCCACCGTCACCGTGGATAATAAAGACTTGGAGTCAGCCCTCAGAAAGGTCGGTGTGGATGTGAGGTTCGCTCGGCATCCGTTGATCCAGTCATTCAGAGGGCAGCTACCAACTCGGCTAATACAAGAGGGCGTTTTCAAGGACGAGGAAGAGTGGAGAAGTTTCGAGCGAGGCTTCGCCGTAGAAATGGCGAGAATTTCTATAGCCATGAGAGTTGCTCAGAGGGATATGGCGGTCATTCAAGCCGTAAGGGCGGTGGATGACGTTGATAAAACCCTAAACCTCTTCTCCGGCAGGATGAGGGAGTGGTATGGTCTACACTTCCCTGAGCTGGATAAACTCTTGGACTCCCATGAGAGGTATGCGCGATTTGTCTTAGAAGTAGGGGATCGAAGCAACCTGGACGTGGACAAGCTGAGGCGCCTTGGCTTCGATGAAGGAAAGGCGAACATCATCTTACAGAAGAGCGCGTCTTCCTCAGGTGGTGAGATAAGCAGCGAAGACCTAACGGTGCTTCAAGACTTCTGCGAACGTATCCTCGAGCTGTATAGACTCAGGGAGAGGCTGGAAAAATATGTTGAGGAAGCGATGGAGGAGGTTGCTCCAAACCTCAGCGGTTTAATCGGCGCCACAATCTCGGCGAGGCTCATATCCCTAGCCGGTGGACTGGAGAATCTGGCGAAGATGCCTGCCAGCACCGTTCAGGTTCTGGGCGCTGAGAAGGCTTTGTTCAGGGCAATTAAAACCGGGTCAAGACCGCCAAAGCATGGGGTAATTTTTCAACACTCCGCTGTTCATCAATCCCCGAGGTGGCAGAGAGGTAAGATAGCACGGGCTTTAGCGGGGAAACTGGCGATAGCCGCCAGGCTGGACGCTTTCTCAGGAGAGTACATGGGCGAGGAGTTGAAAAAGGTGTTGGAGAAGAGGATCGATGAGGTGAAGGCTAAGTATTCTAAGCCTCCCCCGGAGAAGAGGAGACGTGCGGGTAGAGCCCGTAGAAGGCGTTGA
- a CDS encoding DUF488 domain-containing protein, which yields MSRLLTVGHSTRSLEEFIGLLRENYVKILVDVRRYPVSRRYPHFNQEKLAEILPKHAIRYEWLGEELGGFRRPALEDSPNKAWRSGGFRNYADHTLTVQFREGVEKLLKLTEEGEVAFMCAEKQYWRCHRRIISDYLTVKGHVVIHIVEKGRVEPHNLTGFCRIVDGELRYPINIVEHKSIPTQP from the coding sequence ATGAGTCGGCTGCTTACAGTCGGCCACTCCACTAGGAGCCTGGAGGAGTTCATTGGGCTTCTGCGTGAAAATTATGTTAAGATTTTGGTGGACGTTAGAAGATATCCGGTCTCTAGACGTTATCCGCATTTTAACCAAGAAAAGCTAGCTGAAATCCTTCCTAAACATGCGATAAGATATGAATGGTTAGGCGAGGAGCTGGGCGGTTTCCGCCGACCGGCTCTAGAAGACTCACCTAACAAGGCTTGGAGGTCAGGGGGCTTCAGAAATTACGCGGATCATACTTTGACTGTGCAATTTAGGGAAGGCGTAGAAAAGCTGTTAAAGTTAACAGAGGAAGGCGAAGTCGCTTTTATGTGCGCTGAGAAACAGTATTGGCGTTGCCACCGTCGGATCATTTCAGACTACCTGACGGTGAAAGGCCACGTGGTCATTCACATAGTGGAGAAAGGAAGGGTAGAACCGCACAACTTAACCGGTTTCTGCCGAATCGTGGATGGAGAATTAAGATACCCTATCAACATCGTGGAGCATAAATCAATACCTACACAGCCTTAG
- a CDS encoding nicotinate phosphoribosyltransferase, which yields MRLFHVASDEEIKSGGTTDVYFVRTKRILEAKGLASKRAYAEVTASNLPRGYGWGVFCGLEETLRLFEGYRVDVKAMPEGTIFRSHDQMGFKVPVLTVEGPYGEYCVLETPMLGLICEASGIATAAARMRKLVGNEKTLLSFGIRRMHPAISPMIDRAIYIGGFDAVSSLSGAKIIGRDPVGTMPHALIIVMGDQVKAWKAFDEVIEKDVPRVALIDTYYDEKIEAIMAAESLGERLYGVRLDTPGSRRGDFKEIVREVRWELDARGFKNVKIFVSGGIDEEVLVELSEAGVDGFGVGTSISNAHTIDFALDLVEMEGRMVAKRGKLGGRKQVWRCDRCLQDLVKLAEEDPPKCRQCGESMNPLLKEYIAEGKIIQKLPKAEEIRRHVLEQLNRIGSP from the coding sequence ATGAGATTGTTTCACGTAGCCTCAGATGAGGAAATTAAAAGTGGAGGTACAACGGACGTATACTTTGTTAGAACCAAAAGAATTCTTGAAGCCAAGGGCCTCGCCTCTAAGAGGGCTTACGCCGAGGTTACGGCTTCAAACCTTCCAAGGGGCTATGGATGGGGAGTTTTCTGCGGTTTGGAGGAAACGTTAAGGCTGTTTGAAGGGTACCGCGTGGATGTGAAGGCCATGCCTGAGGGAACAATCTTCCGCTCACATGATCAAATGGGGTTTAAAGTCCCTGTGCTGACGGTAGAGGGCCCATATGGAGAATATTGCGTGCTGGAGACTCCGATGCTGGGATTAATATGCGAGGCATCAGGCATAGCCACTGCCGCTGCGAGAATGAGGAAGCTCGTGGGTAATGAAAAAACGCTTCTATCCTTCGGCATCCGACGCATGCATCCAGCCATTTCACCCATGATCGATAGAGCGATCTACATAGGTGGATTCGACGCTGTTTCAAGTCTTTCTGGGGCGAAAATCATCGGGAGGGATCCGGTGGGAACGATGCCCCACGCCTTGATCATAGTCATGGGAGATCAAGTAAAGGCTTGGAAGGCCTTTGATGAAGTTATAGAAAAAGATGTTCCAAGGGTTGCCCTCATAGACACCTATTACGATGAAAAGATTGAAGCAATCATGGCCGCTGAATCCTTAGGTGAAAGGCTTTATGGGGTCAGGCTGGACACCCCTGGCTCCCGGAGAGGTGACTTTAAGGAGATCGTCCGAGAAGTAAGATGGGAGTTAGATGCGAGGGGTTTTAAAAACGTGAAGATATTTGTGTCGGGTGGAATCGACGAAGAGGTGCTCGTCGAGTTAAGTGAAGCGGGAGTTGACGGGTTTGGAGTCGGTACATCCATCAGCAACGCCCACACCATCGACTTCGCCCTCGACCTAGTGGAAATGGAGGGGAGGATGGTCGCGAAAAGGGGAAAACTTGGAGGCAGAAAACAGGTTTGGCGCTGCGACCGTTGCCTTCAAGATTTGGTAAAACTCGCAGAAGAGGACCCGCCTAAATGCCGACAATGCGGGGAGTCGATGAACCCTTTGTTGAAGGAATACATTGCAGAGGGGAAGATTATTCAAAAACTGCCGAAAGCGGAGGAGATAAGGAGGCACGTCCTCGAGCAGCTTAATCGGATAGGTTCTCCTTGA
- the asnS gene encoding asparagine--tRNA ligase, whose product MKRSSMYTSILEILRGNRVGENVRLRGWVNAWRSSGGIQFIILRDGTGFIQCTLRKGTASEQAFKAVEEIPLESVVHVEGEVKRDERAPMGWEVDVKELHVLSKAEEPYPIARKYHGPEFLLDHRHLWIRSEKMHSILKIRASLLESAREWFKENGYVEAHMPTLVSAACEGGATLFEVKYFDQKAFLTQSWQLYAEAAIASLGKIYTLAPSFRAERSRTRRHLTEYWHLEAEAPWYTLEDIMRDEEELVAYICHRVGEERGSELSKLGRKPEDLLKVNPPFERLTYDDALKELGSEGVEVTYGEDLTYEYEKRIALKRNKPFFIIYYPKKAKAFYHKQHPQKPDLTLSADLLAPEGYGEITGGGQRIDSKEELLERMREEGLNPQDYAWYVDLRRYGSIPHSGFGLGVERMLAWICKLSHIRDAVAFPRLINRVYP is encoded by the coding sequence GTGAAGCGATCCAGTATGTACACCTCGATACTGGAAATTCTCCGGGGCAATCGAGTTGGTGAAAATGTTCGCTTGAGGGGATGGGTTAACGCTTGGAGATCCAGTGGTGGAATCCAATTCATAATTTTAAGGGACGGAACAGGCTTTATTCAATGCACCCTACGCAAGGGGACGGCTAGCGAGCAAGCCTTTAAGGCCGTGGAGGAGATCCCATTAGAGTCGGTTGTGCATGTTGAGGGCGAGGTGAAACGGGATGAAAGGGCTCCTATGGGATGGGAAGTAGATGTGAAGGAGCTTCATGTGCTGTCAAAAGCCGAGGAGCCTTACCCCATAGCTCGAAAATATCACGGACCCGAGTTCCTGCTGGATCATAGGCATTTGTGGATAAGAAGTGAGAAAATGCATTCTATTCTGAAGATAAGGGCGAGCCTACTAGAGTCCGCTAGGGAGTGGTTTAAAGAAAACGGATATGTGGAAGCCCACATGCCTACCCTTGTTTCAGCGGCTTGTGAAGGCGGGGCAACCCTCTTCGAGGTGAAGTATTTTGATCAAAAAGCCTTTCTAACTCAAAGCTGGCAACTCTACGCCGAAGCCGCCATCGCCTCCCTAGGGAAAATCTACACCCTCGCACCCTCCTTCAGAGCTGAAAGGTCTAGAACGAGAAGACACCTTACCGAATACTGGCATTTGGAGGCTGAGGCGCCCTGGTATACGTTGGAGGACATCATGCGAGACGAAGAGGAGCTGGTCGCCTACATCTGCCACCGCGTCGGCGAAGAAAGAGGGAGCGAGCTGTCAAAGCTGGGAAGAAAACCCGAAGACCTGTTAAAAGTCAACCCTCCCTTCGAGAGGCTGACCTACGACGACGCGTTAAAGGAGTTAGGGTCGGAGGGCGTTGAAGTCACCTACGGAGAGGATTTAACCTACGAGTATGAGAAGCGTATAGCGTTGAAAAGGAATAAACCGTTTTTCATCATATATTACCCGAAGAAGGCGAAGGCCTTCTACCACAAACAGCATCCGCAGAAGCCGGATCTCACGCTTTCAGCTGACTTGCTAGCCCCGGAGGGATATGGAGAAATAACCGGCGGAGGACAAAGAATCGACAGTAAAGAGGAGTTGCTTGAAAGAATGAGGGAAGAAGGATTGAACCCCCAAGACTACGCGTGGTATGTGGACTTGAGAAGGTATGGTTCAATTCCGCACTCCGGGTTCGGATTAGGGGTTGAAAGAATGTTGGCGTGGATATGTAAACTAAGCCACATCCGGGACGCCGTAGCCTTCCCCAGACTAATCAACCGCGTCTACCCTTAA
- a CDS encoding PIG-L family deacetylase, whose product MNILAVGAHPDDVEMLCGGALAKMSREGHRVFIATMSNGDKGHLIIPPKKLGRLRLKEAENAAHILGAEHLYLGFRDAEVFHREETVLRVVEAIRMAKADVILTHHPEDYHPDHVNATLSVLDAAFEAGVPRIKTRREAYTPKKLYFMETLFGLGFNPEIWVDISDTIELKMKALAEHKSQVEWLKKHHGYDLLEAIRTCARYRGLQVGVEYAEVFSSAKKHMMVKPTEIFP is encoded by the coding sequence ATGAACATTCTAGCTGTTGGAGCGCATCCCGACGATGTGGAAATGCTGTGCGGAGGCGCTTTAGCGAAAATGTCTCGGGAAGGGCATCGGGTCTTCATAGCTACGATGAGCAACGGGGACAAAGGCCATTTAATCATCCCCCCAAAGAAGCTGGGAAGGTTGAGGCTGAAGGAGGCTGAAAACGCCGCTCACATCCTAGGCGCGGAACACCTTTACCTGGGCTTTAGGGACGCTGAGGTGTTCCATCGAGAGGAGACGGTTTTGAGGGTTGTGGAAGCGATAAGAATGGCGAAGGCTGACGTAATTCTTACACATCATCCTGAGGACTATCATCCAGATCATGTGAACGCAACTCTGTCGGTTTTAGACGCCGCTTTCGAAGCCGGTGTCCCCAGGATTAAAACCCGCCGTGAAGCCTATACCCCAAAGAAGCTCTATTTCATGGAAACTCTTTTCGGATTGGGCTTTAACCCTGAGATTTGGGTCGACATATCAGACACCATAGAGCTGAAAATGAAGGCACTAGCCGAGCATAAATCTCAAGTAGAATGGTTGAAGAAGCATCATGGATATGACCTCCTCGAAGCCATTCGAACGTGCGCCCGATACCGGGGACTGCAGGTAGGCGTCGAATACGCAGAAGTGTTCAGCTCAGCGAAAAAGCATATGATGGTCAAACCAACCGAAATTTTCCCCTAG
- a CDS encoding dihydroorotate dehydrogenase: MKADLHVEMLGLSLRNPFMVASGVLGVSSKLLARAYEAGAGAIVSKSIGLEEKEGYTGPNIVVDKCWVINAMGLPNPGVEQALQELIEARNMGVQLIVSVYGFSVQEYVEVSRKVEEAGFNVVELNLSCPNVKGTGEEFGHNPETLSEVVASVKNRFKGHVIVKLPPDAGVIEKLGKAAEEAGADAVTAVNTIKGMAIDVKARRPVLSSAIGGVSGPALKPIALRCVYELHRRLKIPVIGCGGVQSWRDAVEFFLAGATAVQIGTALMNRDFKIFHQLESGIKKYMKSNGFKSVAELVGLASKT; the protein is encoded by the coding sequence ATGAAAGCAGATCTGCATGTTGAAATGCTCGGTCTCTCTTTAAGGAATCCCTTCATGGTGGCTTCAGGAGTCCTAGGCGTATCCTCGAAACTGTTGGCGAGGGCCTATGAAGCTGGAGCTGGAGCCATCGTTTCTAAATCCATAGGCCTTGAGGAGAAGGAGGGCTACACGGGACCCAACATCGTAGTGGATAAATGTTGGGTCATCAACGCCATGGGTTTACCCAACCCAGGGGTAGAACAAGCTCTTCAAGAGCTCATCGAGGCGAGGAACATGGGAGTTCAGCTAATCGTGAGCGTCTACGGGTTCAGCGTTCAAGAATATGTCGAAGTCTCTAGGAAGGTGGAAGAGGCTGGATTCAACGTTGTTGAATTGAACCTCTCCTGTCCAAACGTTAAGGGAACCGGGGAGGAGTTCGGACATAATCCAGAAACCCTAAGCGAGGTTGTAGCCTCCGTCAAAAATCGTTTCAAAGGCCATGTGATCGTCAAGCTCCCCCCCGATGCTGGCGTTATTGAAAAACTGGGAAAGGCCGCCGAGGAAGCGGGAGCTGACGCCGTAACTGCCGTAAACACAATTAAGGGTATGGCTATAGATGTTAAAGCTCGTAGACCAGTTTTATCCTCCGCTATCGGCGGAGTATCCGGCCCAGCGTTAAAGCCCATCGCCCTACGATGCGTCTACGAGCTTCATCGAAGACTAAAGATCCCCGTCATCGGCTGCGGCGGAGTTCAATCATGGAGGGACGCCGTCGAGTTCTTCCTCGCCGGAGCCACCGCGGTTCAAATTGGAACAGCCCTCATGAACCGAGATTTCAAAATATTCCATCAACTAGAATCTGGCATTAAAAAATATATGAAATCAAACGGATTTAAAAGCGTCGCAGAGCTCGTTGGATTAGCCTCTAAAACATGA
- a CDS encoding TrkA C-terminal domain-containing protein produces the protein MRTDETKVEYKPTSVLQVLKEMKNISQLAVDLGYLAVLFNDGELAERLLQLENRIDSTAYQLWMSAALATRDPEDAEKIVGIMKLGSSLDEISNAAADLAKMVTLGLSKHPSLKRVFQRLEDRFGMAIIPPSSKLIGQPIGETGLDTRAGLKILGIKRDKWIINPGDDEVLREGDVLLTKGPESKVEALNQLLRDRSIKVEKIKSYGKVEELLAEIINTTEMMVDLAYGALIYNNVEVAREVIALEEEVDSLHLKLELEVMKRSGRKGRELESLGLIRMGLTCEMISDAAASIADIVVRGLEAHEILIKAFQEVEDTVLMTEVKPGSLIDGKTIEETKLQERFNVKILAVRRASKWLYEPNEAFRITGEDVLIATGLLEGIEEVKRLCSSS, from the coding sequence TTGAGAACGGATGAGACTAAAGTTGAGTACAAGCCCACGTCGGTTCTTCAGGTTCTGAAGGAGATGAAAAACATCAGTCAACTAGCGGTGGATTTAGGGTATCTGGCCGTGTTGTTTAACGACGGGGAATTGGCTGAGAGGTTGTTGCAGCTGGAGAATCGGATCGACTCAACGGCGTATCAGCTTTGGATGAGTGCCGCCTTAGCCACGAGGGATCCTGAGGATGCGGAGAAAATTGTTGGGATAATGAAGTTAGGTTCCTCACTTGACGAAATTTCAAACGCGGCGGCTGATCTAGCTAAAATGGTCACACTTGGTTTGAGTAAGCATCCTTCCCTGAAGCGGGTTTTTCAGAGGCTGGAAGACCGGTTTGGGATGGCTATAATTCCTCCTTCGTCAAAGCTGATAGGTCAACCGATCGGGGAGACAGGACTCGACACAAGGGCTGGCTTAAAGATTCTGGGCATCAAACGAGATAAATGGATCATAAACCCTGGAGACGATGAAGTGTTAAGGGAGGGCGACGTCTTGCTAACTAAAGGCCCTGAATCTAAGGTTGAGGCTTTAAACCAGCTTCTCCGCGATCGTTCAATAAAAGTTGAAAAGATTAAAAGCTATGGAAAAGTTGAGGAGCTGCTGGCGGAGATCATTAACACCACTGAGATGATGGTTGATTTAGCTTACGGAGCACTCATCTACAATAATGTCGAGGTGGCGCGAGAGGTTATCGCGTTGGAGGAGGAGGTGGATTCGCTTCATCTCAAATTGGAGTTGGAGGTGATGAAGCGCTCAGGGAGGAAAGGCAGGGAGCTGGAGTCTTTAGGGTTGATTAGGATGGGCTTAACGTGCGAGATGATTTCCGACGCCGCCGCCTCAATAGCGGACATCGTGGTCCGCGGATTAGAAGCCCATGAAATCTTGATCAAAGCGTTTCAAGAGGTTGAGGACACGGTGTTGATGACGGAGGTTAAGCCCGGTAGCTTAATAGATGGAAAAACCATCGAGGAAACCAAGCTTCAGGAAAGGTTTAACGTGAAAATCCTCGCGGTGCGCAGGGCTTCAAAATGGCTGTACGAGCCTAATGAAGCGTTTAGAATCACTGGAGAAGACGTACTCATAGCGACTGGACTTCTAGAGGGCATCGAGGAGGTTAAACGCTTATGCTCCAGCAGCTAA
- a CDS encoding fibrillarin-like rRNA/tRNA 2'-O-methyltransferase, with protein MRVEPVEGVEGVYWIVNHDRGGAARRLATVNLCPGRSVYGESLEHVGGVEYRIWDPYRSKLAAYIMKGAKRLPIKAGDRVLYLGAGSGTTPSHISDMVGVKGTVYCVEFSQRAMRELIERLSARVNVYPLLFDARFPERYSGFVRPVDGVYCDLAQPDQAHIMARNAEAYLKKSGWGLIAVKARSISVVAEPELIYIRELETLKSRGFKILDEKRLEPYEKDHLMAYCLFEA; from the coding sequence GTGCGGGTAGAGCCCGTAGAAGGCGTTGAAGGCGTATACTGGATCGTCAACCATGATCGCGGCGGAGCGGCTCGAAGGCTGGCCACCGTTAACCTGTGTCCAGGCCGATCCGTATATGGGGAGTCCTTGGAGCACGTCGGCGGCGTTGAGTATCGGATATGGGATCCCTACAGAAGTAAGCTAGCCGCCTACATTATGAAGGGAGCTAAGCGTTTACCGATTAAGGCCGGGGATAGAGTCCTTTACTTGGGAGCGGGATCCGGGACAACCCCCAGCCACATCAGCGACATGGTCGGCGTAAAGGGGACCGTATATTGTGTTGAGTTCTCACAACGGGCCATGAGGGAGCTGATTGAAAGACTCTCAGCCAGGGTTAACGTTTACCCACTCCTCTTCGACGCTAGGTTTCCTGAAAGGTATTCAGGTTTCGTAAGACCCGTCGACGGTGTGTACTGTGACTTAGCCCAACCGGATCAAGCCCACATAATGGCCCGCAACGCCGAAGCCTACTTGAAGAAGTCAGGATGGGGGCTGATAGCCGTTAAGGCTCGAAGCATCAGCGTAGTCGCTGAGCCAGAGCTCATCTATATAAGAGAGCTTGAAACACTCAAGTCCAGAGGCTTCAAAATCTTAGATGAGAAGAGGCTTGAACCTTACGAAAAGGACCATTTAATGGCCTACTGCCTTTTTGAGGCGTAA
- the hisJ gene encoding histidinol-phosphatase HisJ has product MLDYHVHTRYCRHATGEVEDYVKAALSLGLDEIGFADHFPMFYLPELPYDDYSMDFEELPAYVAEVGRVRGMFSDRIGVKVGVEVDYQRGKETTIKRAVSTQEFDYLIGVIHLVDGWVVDDTRNVDKFREYELDKLYRKYFDELEALIKSGIFDIVGHIDVIKRFNFIPEGGVEQYVLPCLDLIAEKGLCVELNTSGLDRPVCDTYPGLNLLEAMRCQGIPITLGSDAHDPAEVGRHFGRVLVELKKSGYLKVACFEKRSMLTKRLSAFS; this is encoded by the coding sequence ATGCTCGATTACCATGTGCACACTCGATATTGCCGCCACGCGACCGGTGAAGTGGAGGATTACGTGAAAGCGGCCCTCAGCTTAGGTTTGGATGAGATCGGATTCGCCGATCACTTCCCTATGTTTTATCTTCCTGAACTACCCTATGACGACTATTCTATGGATTTTGAGGAGCTCCCAGCCTATGTAGCAGAGGTTGGAAGGGTTAGAGGAATGTTCTCAGACAGGATAGGTGTGAAGGTTGGGGTGGAGGTTGACTATCAAAGAGGTAAGGAGACGACGATAAAGAGGGCTGTTTCAACCCAGGAGTTTGACTATTTGATCGGCGTTATACACTTGGTCGATGGGTGGGTAGTCGACGACACGAGGAACGTGGATAAGTTTAGGGAGTATGAGCTGGATAAGCTTTACAGAAAATATTTTGATGAGTTGGAGGCTCTGATTAAATCCGGGATCTTCGACATAGTGGGGCATATAGACGTGATTAAAAGGTTTAATTTCATTCCAGAAGGCGGTGTTGAACAATACGTGTTACCATGTCTAGACTTGATCGCTGAGAAAGGCTTATGCGTTGAATTGAACACGTCTGGACTTGACAGGCCTGTCTGCGACACTTACCCGGGTCTAAATCTACTGGAGGCCATGCGGTGTCAGGGGATTCCCATAACCTTAGGTTCAGACGCCCACGACCCCGCTGAGGTGGGCAGACATTTCGGACGGGTTTTGGTGGAGTTGAAGAAATCCGGGTACCTGAAGGTTGCTTGCTTCGAGAAAAGGAGTATGTTGACGAAAAGGCTTTCCGCCTTCTCCTAA